In the genome of Oncorhynchus mykiss isolate Arlee chromosome 30, USDA_OmykA_1.1, whole genome shotgun sequence, the window cttcctcctgaagtGTAAACAAATGTAAAAGCATTGGGTTGGTGTTGGCATGGGGTAGAGGGAGTTTACAtataccagtcatttcctttATAATCCATGAAGGGGAGTGGACAAGTTCACATTTAGAAAGGAGAGATCATTGGGACACACCCCATGTGTCCTGATAACTACAGGAATGAAACCATATTGAGGGTGTCTgttttctatagagagagagagagagaaagagagcgagagaaagagatagaaagagagcgaaagagagaacaTCAGGTAAAGTTGTGGAGATGAGGGAATATGTGATCAGAACCCCTCCAGTCTGGTTAACCACAGTTAGGTCCAGTATAGACGATCAATACAAGTCACCATTTAGAATGTGACCCAGTTCAATGGGTCTGAACAGAACTGGGGGATGTCAGACATGAAGTTGTCTAAACACAACTGGAATATGATTACTTTGTGATTCATTGTTAATGGATTTTCAATTAGGAACACAGAGGAACAACCTGACAACACACATAACAAACTAACAATAAAAACAAAGAGGAAACCACTAAAGTCATGACCATATTGTCTTGTTGTAATGACAGGGAGAAACAATCTAACATCTAgaacactactttagatcaggtcTAATAAAGCCTAGTGCACTACGCAGGGAATAGGGAGCTATTTGGAACAGAGACACTAACTCCTGGATGaaaatctttctctccctcatctgTCTGATATGTCTGCCCAtttcccctcccatcctcccttttcattctattctatcagCCACACCACTAGCTCACCTCCACACAATCCATTTACAAGTTAAAGACACCTTGGAATAAATAACAAAGGAAAACTATTACTAGATGAAGTTTaatgttgtattttttatttcccaTCACCATAAGTCATATTTAATCACTGAACAGTAGCAGACCCAACTTCATCTGTTCCTGACTCTGGATAGTGGATTAAAAAGACCATAAATCTCCAATGATATTAAAGTACTATTCTGAACATTACTGATAAACTGAGTGGCAAGTCAAGATATCTGCTGGTTTTATTGTTTGGTCAATACCACCACCTGCTGGACAGGTTTAATGTTGCTTGACTGAGCAGTATGGGAGGATGAAAGATGCCAAATTTAGGGCCGGTTTCCTGGACCTCTACATTGAACatactttttagtccaggactaggattaatctgtgtccgttccatatagtttagttagttagtaagtgATAGTACCTGTCCCATAtagtttagttagttagtaagtgATAGTACCTGTCCCATAtagtttagttagttagtaagtgATAGTACCTGTCCCATAtagtttagttagttagtaagtgATAGTACCTGTCCCATAtagtttagttagttagtaagtgATGGTACCTATCCCATATAGTTTAGTTAGTTACTTAGTGATACTACCTGTTCAATGCCACTGAGGAGaactacatagagacagagacccaaTTGAGAAAACATATCGATGGTTCTGAATGACTACCAATATACATCAACACCATACATCATGATTCATGGAAATGTACAAGATTAAAATATTTGATAAAAATAAGTACATTACATTTTAATTCAATTATACAGTCAGACAAATTATTGTACAGAAAAACAGACCATTATATCTGGggaccatcaccaccagcatgaCTACTATCTATGTGgatcctactacagtttaaccagctcagctatagactataccagcatgactagtatctatgtggaccctactacagtttaaccagctcagcaaTAGACTataccagcatgactagtatctatatggaccctactacagtttaaccagctcagcagtACCAATGAGCCAAAACCCaggatagaggggctgagtgaatgtggtctggactctgtagaggagggtcattgtgtcagagacactgtagaaggacagagtacctgccttgtgatccaggtacactcctactctggaggACTGACGGCCTGATACTTTAGTCTTAACATTATTGTGTCTGAAATAATAACTACCACGATAACACTGTAAACTCCAGGACTTGTTATTGTATCCAAATGCACCATCATTACCTGTCTCTGTTCTGCTGATGTTTTTATATGAGACTGCTATATCAACATCCTCCCCACTCCACTttacctcccagtaacagcgtccAGACAGACCTTCTCTACACAGAACCTGCTCGTCGTTGGTAaatctgtctggatggtcagGATATGGATGGACTTGGCCTGTATAGGTCACTTTTCTTTtcccttcagacagagagaggtgtgtgtgtgctgtgtttgggtccagtgtgagctgacaggaatctgggagaagagcagagaagagaCCAATGAGGGGAGTTAGAACAATAAGTTAtgtcagatactgtatctacccTGTCTTTGATTAGAACACAGCAGCGATCAAATCAGAGAAATATGAGGAGTCAGATTGATACCCAGTCTTTGATTAGATCTACTATTGCTATATATTTCTAGAGGGATTGTTAGGAGTGTCAGTAAAAAGAGACtgttagttacttcacaataaagagactcacattgtaaaaactgttctctggtcttgggctctggaggcagtacaacatccactatattcactacagacacacaaacacattgacagagagagggaatgttatcATCATACCATATTCCACATGTATATGACTAGTAGGGAACTTTCAATGGTCTAAAGTTTATGTTCTTATTATTTTCAACACACCTGTAGTGGAGATCTTGTTCCATTCTCCTTTAAGGAAGTCTtctagtttctctctcagttcagacacagtcttactcacatctccaAAGTACTGAAGAGGATGGACAACGATGCTGGGTAAGTCTGAAGATACACTGAtactagagagagactgataactctggagagagagagagagagagagagacagacagacagacagacatagagacagagagacagaggttattcagggagagagagagagacaggacaacaTAATGATTGAGATGAATAGTTTCACATTAAGTTAATTTAATATCACATGTATCAAGGCAGTTTAGTTACCTGGAGGAAATGGatgtgatcctctgtgtgtgagagctgctccagctcagtgCTTCTCTTCCTCAGCTCAGCGATCTCCTGCTTCAGTTGCTCCAGGAGTCCTTCAGCTTGACTCACTTGAGCCTTCTCTTGGGCTCTGATCAGCTCTTTCACCTCAGAGCTCCTTCTCTCAATAGAGCGGATCAGCTTAGTGAAGATCTGATCACAGTCCTCCACTGCTGCCTGTGCAGAACTCTgttgagtgagacagagagagagagacagagagagacagtaggtacaGTAGCCTCTGCACCACTTTGAGTCATAACTctgccaccctgctctccagGTCCACCAGGCCTTGTCCCCCTCCTGGACAGGCAGGTACAGCACTGACACCCTCAGCCAGTGACGCCCAGACCAGAAAATAATTCACTAACTTACTCTGTAGGTCCACAAGCAGACCACCGGGGGGTTGAGAGTGGACCGTTTCTGGCAAAGGGAGGATGCTGCCAAGTTGTTGATGATCAGCACCCTCCCTCTGTATGACACTTGGGAGAGGAGACACCTCCACTTCTTCATCCTCGACTCAACCACTTGTGACAGTCCTTCCCAGTTCTTTCTAACCCACCCCTCAGAGCCCAGATATATACTGGGCCCTCCGCCTGACTGGCTGTCAGCTCTGGGTCCAATGAGACGTCTGAAAATAAGGCCTCTTCATCCGCAGACTCACCCCCCGTCTTCCTCCTCCATTGGCACAAtaacttcctcctcctccccagtctGCTCCCCTGCACTTCCTCCCTGATCAGTGCCTCCTCCCCAATGACAGGAAATATTTCCTGTGATGAGCCCACCAAGTCTTTACCCACTGGAGTCTCTGTTACAACAGCAACCTGCCTTTGCTCAGTAACCCAGCTGCAACCCTCCTCACCACAGCTTTCTCCACGGCCTGCACACCACCACTtggccctgctctactctcctccctcctggtccCTCCTCCAGTGTCCTGCACACCACcacttggtcctgctctactctcttcCCTCCTGGTCCCCCCTCCAGTATCCTGCCCCATAGCAGAGCTAGACCCAGCCTCTGCCCCCTGAGTCCtagtaggctggacaatagatCCAGTCAAAACATCCAAAGAACGTTGTCTGAGCTGGAACACTAGTGAAGCCATAGCAAATTAATTTAAACAAATCTTCAGAGCCTCTTTCTGTTGATGATGCTATGATGCTATGATGCTTAGAATTCTATTTCCCATAAGTGGCacctttttattttaccactaaAACCTGTTCTTAGGACGAAGCTGAAAAATAACAACTGGTGTAGAAAGTTAACATCTGCACCTCGATGTTGCCAAGTGTGTTTATGTCTGCATTACCAGGAAGTAGGAAAGAAATTCCAACTTCTGGTCTTGCGATAGATAACAGCAGAGGACGCTGCCCAGTCATTAGAAAGAGGAGATTATCCTGATTAAAATGGTGTCTGACATGAAAACATCTAAATATACACATTGTGAGATATTTTGTAAAATAAACAGACATACCTATATTTCCCCTTTAGGAAACAATGGGACGACCTCAGAGTTTCAGGAGTATTTTATGTTTTACCTATTAACTATTATCAATTGGTAACAACATTGTACGCTGCCCAAACTTAGATCATTAGAAATAATAGGTTTTCCTGATTAAAATGATGTAGAACTTCAAACcattaaaataaat includes:
- the LOC110521260 gene encoding tripartite motif-containing protein 16 isoform X2 — encoded protein: MAQQGVLLDQDQFCCSVCLDLLKEPVAIPCGHSYCRSCIEGCWDQDVLKGVYSCPQCRQTFTPRPNLRKNNMLAEVVEKLKKTGLQAAPPPALCYAGPVDVACDFCTGTRKQKALMSCLVCLASYCETHLQSHYESPAFKKHKLVKATAQLQEKICSHHDKLLEVYCRTDQQCICYQCLMDEHKGHDTVSAAAERTEKQRKLRMSQQKVQQRFQEREKELKELQQAVESFKSSAQAAVEDCDQIFTKLIRSIERRSSEVKELIRAQEKAQVSQAEGLLEQLKQEIAELRKRSTELEQLSHTEDHIHFLQSYQSLSSISVSSDLPSIVVHPLQYFGDVSKTVSELREKLEDFLKGEWNKISTTVNIVDVVLPPEPKTREQFLQYSCQLTLDPNTAHTHLSLSEGKRKVTYTGQVHPYPDHPDRFTNDEQVLCREGLSGRCYWEVKWSGEDVDIAVSYKNISRTETGNDGAFGYNNKSWSLQCYRGSYYFRHNNVKTKVSGRQSSRVGVYLDHKAGTLSFYSVSDTMTLLYRVQTTFTQPLYPGFWLIGTAELVKL
- the LOC110521260 gene encoding tripartite motif-containing protein 16 isoform X1, giving the protein MAQQGVLLDQDQFCCSVCLDLLKEPVAIPCGHSYCRSCIEGCWDQDVLKGVYSCPQCRQTFTPRPNLRKNNMLAEVVEKLKKTGLQAAPPPALCYAGPVDVACDFCTGTRKQKALMSCLVCLASYCETHLQSHYESPAFKKHKLVKATAQLQEKICSHHDKLLEVYCRTDQQCICYQCLMDEHKGHDTVSAAAERTEKQFNSSLKSDYPQRKLRMSQQKVQQRFQEREKELKELQQAVESFKSSAQAAVEDCDQIFTKLIRSIERRSSEVKELIRAQEKAQVSQAEGLLEQLKQEIAELRKRSTELEQLSHTEDHIHFLQSYQSLSSISVSSDLPSIVVHPLQYFGDVSKTVSELREKLEDFLKGEWNKISTTVNIVDVVLPPEPKTREQFLQYSCQLTLDPNTAHTHLSLSEGKRKVTYTGQVHPYPDHPDRFTNDEQVLCREGLSGRCYWEVKWSGEDVDIAVSYKNISRTETGNDGAFGYNNKSWSLQCYRGSYYFRHNNVKTKVSGRQSSRVGVYLDHKAGTLSFYSVSDTMTLLYRVQTTFTQPLYPGFWLIGTAELVKL